Proteins from a single region of Acidimicrobiales bacterium:
- the purD gene encoding phosphoribosylamine--glycine ligase, giving the protein MRVCVVGSGGREHALAVALGRSADVVVTPGNAGIPGSVAAPPEEVEADLFVIGPEAPLVDGLADRLRARGALVFGPGADGARLEGSKAWMKEVLVAAGVPTARHGAFSEVAPALGFLRSLPGPYVVKTDGLAAGKGVFVTDSLIDAEDDVRAKLAGERFGDAGRRVVVEEGLGGPEVSLLAVCDGTRAVALAPAQDFKRAGTGDTGPNTGGMGAYSPVPVTRPALVEEIMERAVEPTLAELRRRGIDYRGVLYAGIMVTPDGPKVLEYNVRFGDPEAQVVLPRLDSDLADLLAGAAAGRVPGEPRFVSDAAVTVVCAAAGYPGEVRTGDRIDGVESACAVDGVTVYFAGVGRAPDGALVTAGGRVLCVTGTAPTIAKARQRAYDASVRLHWAGIHYRTDIAAAAAARDWTRH; this is encoded by the coding sequence GTGAGGGTCTGCGTCGTCGGGTCGGGCGGGCGGGAGCACGCCCTCGCCGTCGCGCTCGGGCGCTCGGCCGACGTCGTCGTCACGCCGGGCAACGCCGGCATCCCCGGGTCGGTGGCGGCGCCGCCCGAGGAGGTCGAGGCCGACCTGTTCGTGATCGGCCCGGAGGCGCCGCTGGTCGACGGACTGGCCGACCGCCTGCGGGCCAGGGGCGCGCTGGTCTTCGGCCCTGGCGCCGACGGCGCCCGCCTCGAGGGGTCCAAGGCGTGGATGAAGGAGGTGCTGGTGGCTGCGGGCGTGCCCACGGCGAGGCACGGCGCCTTCTCGGAGGTGGCCCCCGCCCTCGGGTTCCTGCGGTCCCTGCCCGGGCCCTACGTGGTGAAGACCGACGGGCTGGCCGCCGGCAAGGGCGTGTTCGTGACCGACTCGCTGATCGACGCCGAGGACGACGTGCGGGCCAAGCTGGCCGGCGAGCGCTTCGGCGACGCCGGCCGCCGGGTGGTCGTCGAGGAGGGGCTGGGCGGGCCCGAGGTGTCGCTCCTCGCCGTGTGCGACGGCACCAGGGCGGTGGCCCTCGCGCCGGCGCAGGACTTCAAGCGGGCCGGGACCGGTGACACCGGCCCGAACACCGGCGGCATGGGCGCGTACTCGCCGGTCCCGGTGACCCGCCCGGCGCTCGTCGAGGAGATCATGGAGCGGGCCGTCGAGCCCACGCTCGCCGAGCTGCGCCGCCGGGGCATCGACTACCGCGGCGTGCTCTACGCCGGCATCATGGTGACCCCGGACGGCCCGAAGGTGCTGGAGTACAACGTGCGCTTCGGCGACCCGGAGGCCCAGGTCGTGCTGCCCCGTCTCGACAGCGACCTCGCCGACCTCCTCGCCGGGGCGGCGGCCGGGCGGGTGCCGGGCGAGCCCCGCTTCGTGAGCGACGCCGCCGTCACCGTCGTGTGCGCCGCCGCCGGCTACCCCGGCGAGGTCCGCACCGGCGACCGCATCGACGGCGTCGAGTCGGCGTGCGCGGTCGACGGCGTCACCGTGTACTTCGCCGGCGTGGGCCGGGCGCCGGACGGTGCGCTGGTCACCGCCGGCGGCCGGGTGCTGTGCGTCACCGGCACGGCACCGACGATCGCGAAGGCCCGCCAGCGGGCCTACGACGCCAGCGTCCGGCTCCACTGGGCCGGCATCCACTACCGGACCGACATCGCGGCTGCTGCCGCAGCGAGGGATTGGACCCGACATTGA
- a CDS encoding phage tail protein, whose translation MATATPETAVDAALPVGSVVAYAGRVPGALADEGWLLCDGSVRDRDELPELFTAIYFNFGQVTDRRFNLPDLRGLFVRCTCPDPVVRAQRDPDWERRSALNPAGNTREKVGSYEDYGTAKPRVPFQSKVEHLDIRNWHDDAGCASRPGKHNDDAREVAASGGGDLETRPVNKYVHFLIKAASTTRAGGPVVLPAGAVLPYAGPATDLPRWLRCDGRALSRVGQYAALFQAVQYAHGSEGDDRFVLPDYRGWFLRGVSGDTNRHPDPDRGSRTAPHAGGNTGNDVGSAQPWSTALPLNPFYATFRHLPTSDASKLVGGNLWNLLQVNGGSRGVSLTNGGGGDAESRPENLSVDFYVCAEPMAGADATADVPIGAVATIGLDLPENPYWLPCDGRMVATADHPELSKALGATYGTSEGRFGLPDYRARFLRGSSDTTGIDPDADRRIPAGTGAASGVGSVQAYATGRPGKEFTTSVPNLPASTIGAHGATNSGNAGDNGTLTFDPWSKGGDGDTRPNNVYLNFYIRAR comes from the coding sequence ATGGCAACGGCAACGCCCGAGACGGCGGTCGACGCGGCCCTGCCCGTGGGCAGCGTCGTGGCCTACGCCGGCCGCGTGCCCGGCGCCCTGGCCGACGAGGGCTGGCTGCTCTGCGACGGCAGCGTGCGGGACCGCGACGAGCTCCCCGAGCTGTTCACCGCGATCTACTTCAACTTCGGGCAGGTGACCGACCGCCGGTTCAACCTGCCGGACCTGCGGGGCCTGTTCGTCCGCTGCACCTGCCCCGACCCGGTGGTGCGGGCCCAGCGCGACCCGGACTGGGAGCGGCGGAGCGCGCTGAACCCGGCCGGGAACACGCGCGAGAAGGTCGGCTCGTACGAGGACTACGGCACGGCCAAGCCGCGCGTGCCGTTCCAGTCGAAGGTCGAGCACCTCGACATCCGCAACTGGCACGACGACGCCGGCTGCGCGTCCCGGCCCGGCAAGCACAACGACGACGCACGCGAGGTCGCGGCGTCGGGCGGGGGCGACCTCGAGACCCGGCCGGTGAACAAGTACGTCCACTTCCTGATCAAGGCGGCCTCGACCACGCGGGCCGGCGGGCCCGTCGTCCTCCCGGCCGGCGCCGTCCTCCCCTACGCCGGGCCGGCCACCGACCTCCCCCGCTGGCTCCGCTGCGACGGCCGGGCGCTGTCGAGGGTGGGCCAGTACGCGGCGCTGTTCCAGGCCGTCCAGTACGCCCACGGCAGCGAGGGGGACGACCGCTTCGTGCTCCCCGACTACCGGGGCTGGTTCCTGCGGGGCGTGAGCGGCGACACCAACCGGCACCCCGACCCCGACCGGGGCTCGCGGACGGCGCCGCACGCCGGCGGCAACACCGGCAACGACGTCGGGTCGGCCCAGCCGTGGTCGACGGCGCTGCCCCTGAACCCGTTCTACGCCACCTTCCGCCACCTCCCGACGAGCGACGCGTCGAAGCTCGTGGGCGGCAACCTGTGGAACCTCCTCCAGGTCAACGGCGGGAGCAGGGGCGTCTCGCTGACCAACGGCGGCGGCGGCGACGCCGAGTCCCGCCCGGAGAACCTGAGCGTGGACTTCTACGTCTGCGCCGAGCCCATGGCCGGGGCCGACGCCACCGCCGACGTCCCGATCGGGGCCGTCGCCACGATCGGCCTCGACCTCCCCGAGAACCCGTACTGGCTGCCCTGCGACGGCCGGATGGTGGCGACCGCCGATCACCCGGAGCTGTCGAAGGCGCTCGGCGCCACGTACGGGACCTCGGAGGGGAGGTTCGGCCTCCCCGACTACCGGGCCCGGTTCCTGCGGGGCTCGAGCGACACGACCGGCATCGACCCCGACGCCGACCGCCGGATCCCGGCCGGGACCGGCGCGGCGAGCGGCGTCGGCAGCGTCCAGGCCTACGCCACCGGCCGGCCGGGCAAGGAGTTCACGACGTCGGTGCCCAACCTCCCGGCCAGCACGATCGGCGCCCACGGCGCGACGAACAGCGGGAACGCCGGCGACAACGGCACGTTGACCTTCGACCCGTGGTCCAAGGGCGGCGACGGCGACACCCGGCCGAACAACGTCTACCTGAACTTCTACATCCGGGCCCGCTGA
- a CDS encoding adenylosuccinate synthase — translation MPATVVVGTQWGDEGKGRFTDLFAKEMDVVVRYQGGHNAGHTLVVGGESFALQLVPSGVLYPHITPVIGNGVVVDPRVLLDEIDLLEGRGVDCSRLRVSSNAHLILPYHQAIDRVSERWLGRNKLGTTRRGIGPAYADKAARVGLRVQDLFDAKIFRQKLDVVLKEKNPLLAKVYNQLPLDGEEMAAAYLDELAPRLRPYVADTVNLVHEALEAGRSVLFEGAQATFLDLDQGTYPYVTSSNPVAGGACTGAGVGPRHVDRVVGVAKAYVTRVGSGPFPTELFDEVGERIVDRGHEYGTNTGRRRRAGWFDGVMARHATRVNSLSELAVSKLDVLDGLPVVKVCVAYDVDGERVERLPDHQSVLHRARPVYEELPGWDADTSGATEPHHLPGPAHDYLAAVEDLAGVPVRLVGVGPGREQVVARRAAEPAS, via the coding sequence GTGCCCGCGACGGTGGTCGTCGGCACTCAGTGGGGCGACGAGGGCAAGGGGAGGTTCACCGACCTCTTCGCCAAGGAGATGGACGTGGTCGTCCGCTACCAGGGTGGCCACAACGCCGGCCACACCCTCGTGGTCGGCGGCGAGTCCTTCGCCCTCCAGCTCGTGCCGAGCGGCGTGCTCTACCCGCACATCACGCCGGTGATCGGCAACGGCGTCGTCGTCGACCCGCGCGTCCTCCTCGACGAGATCGACCTGCTCGAGGGGCGGGGGGTCGACTGCTCGCGGCTCAGGGTCAGCAGCAACGCCCACCTGATCCTCCCGTACCACCAGGCCATCGACCGGGTGAGCGAGCGGTGGCTGGGCAGGAACAAGCTCGGCACGACCAGGCGGGGCATCGGCCCGGCCTACGCCGACAAGGCGGCCAGGGTCGGCCTGCGGGTGCAGGACCTGTTCGACGCGAAGATCTTCCGCCAGAAGCTGGACGTGGTGCTGAAGGAGAAGAACCCGCTCCTCGCCAAGGTGTACAACCAGCTCCCGCTCGACGGCGAGGAGATGGCGGCCGCCTACCTGGACGAGCTCGCCCCCCGCCTGCGCCCTTACGTGGCCGACACCGTGAACCTCGTGCACGAGGCCCTGGAGGCCGGCCGCTCGGTCCTCTTCGAGGGCGCCCAGGCCACGTTCCTCGACCTCGACCAGGGCACCTATCCGTACGTCACCTCGTCGAACCCGGTGGCCGGCGGCGCCTGCACCGGCGCCGGCGTCGGCCCCCGCCACGTCGACCGCGTCGTCGGGGTGGCCAAGGCCTACGTGACGAGGGTGGGGTCGGGGCCGTTCCCGACCGAGCTGTTCGACGAGGTCGGCGAGCGCATCGTCGACCGGGGCCACGAGTACGGCACCAACACGGGTCGGCGCCGGCGGGCGGGGTGGTTCGACGGCGTGATGGCCCGCCACGCCACCAGGGTCAACTCGCTCTCCGAGCTGGCCGTGTCGAAGCTCGACGTGCTCGACGGGCTGCCCGTCGTCAAGGTGTGCGTGGCCTACGACGTGGACGGCGAGCGGGTCGAGCGCCTGCCCGACCACCAGTCCGTGCTCCACCGGGCCCGGCCCGTGTACGAGGAGCTGCCCGGCTGGGACGCCGACACCAGCGGGGCCACCGAGCCCCACCACCTGCCCGGCCCGGCCCACGACTACCTCGCCGCCGTGGAGGACCTGGCCGGCGTGCCGGTCCGCCTCGTCGGGGTCGGCCCCGGCCGGGAGCAGGTCGTGGCCCGGCGGGCGGCGGAGCCGGCGTCGTGA